The nucleotide window AGCGCTTTGAACCAAGGCGCATGATTAGAAAAACGATGCTGCAAAATAGCATCAATAAATTCGGCGTCGTTAATCAATCGATCAATCGCGGCGGGAATCTCGTCATCATTGTAAGGACGAATATCAATATAAGGATCTGTCTGTGTTGTCATGTTTGTTACATCAAATTAAAAGCTGCCATATTCTACGCCCTGCGACCAAAGACCGCAGCCCTATTACGTCTATTTTTGTTAAGGTCAGACCACAGTTTTACCATCTTGTTCACTGTCGCCTACATAAAAGTGTGATCTTTAGTTGGCATTCCAGCCTTCAAGGGGTAACCTACGCGCAGATCCACAGATTAAGACCATCATGAATCACGCAATCGACTTTCAATCAACCAGTTACGACTTTGTTACCATTACCGCGCGCAAGAAAATGCTGCATAACCAGCTATTTCGTGTTGAAGACGGACAGGTGCTCGTCAAGCTAGGTAAGAACGACTACCTCTACCAAGCTGGCGATCTATTCTGGTTACCATTTGATTGCCTGACGAGTCTAACCATTCTCCCACACACCAAGCTGAGCACCATAAAGTTTTCAGTCAGGCTACGTGATAGTTTCCCAACCCAAGCTGGCCGAGTCTCAGCTACACCGCTTATGACTGCGCTTTTGGATAAGATCTCTCTGACGTCCGACCAGGAAGTTAACAAAGATCTACTACAAGTCATGCGCCATGAAGTGGCATGCATGGCACCTGCGTTGACCCTTGATACCATGAGTGAAAAGATTTCACGCTGGACACCGGGTTCCAACTCAGTTTCTGGTGAGCTGTCATTAGTGTTACTGGTGCGTGAAGCGCGCAAGCTCAAGCTTTCGGGTAAAAAAGCCGATGCCATATGTGAGCAGTTATTTGCGGGCAACCACGAGCAGTTCCAGCAGCTGACACAAAGCTTACTGGGGGCTGAGCTGTAAAATGCACGCCTACAAGCATATAAAAATACAGCGAGCCTGAGCTCGCTGTATTTTTATATGCTTGTTGAATTCTAGAACGGTACTTCGACTTGCATCATCATGTCGCCTTGATAATCCTGATGCCAGCGATAATCGAGACGTAATCTTGGCTCTTTGCCTTTCTCGCCGAAACCGACACCGAAGTGCAGTCCTTGCGCCATTAGCCATTCTTGCATCGACATTTCATCTTTGCGTCGAGCGATTTCATCAGGTGCCCAAAGTCCGATACCAACAAAACTGTTGTCGATACTGCCCGTCAATACAGGCTCTGACTCTTGAGTTAATAGCCACTGATCCCAGTAAGAATCTTGCAATGTATTCATCGGAGCATCTTGCTCGATAAGACCCCCAAGTGTCACAACTTGGTTACCGAGATAAGTGAAAGGCTTAGTGATTAGCGAACAAAACGACTCTTCCTCCGTCGCTTTTATCACGACAGACTTATTCGTTTTACTCTCACAAAATGCATACGCGAGAGGGCTACTAACGGCCACTGCTAAAGCAATACAAGTCCATGTTGCTTTCATTTTTTATAAATTATCCATTTTGCTTATATGGTCAATATAGCTTATGTGCGACCAAATGTTTAGCAACACTAACTGTGGTTAAGTGATCTACATTCAAACCTTGCGACAAACTGTAACGAATAGTCGTTGAACGTACTTTCACTTTCTCTGGACAAGCCAGCAACGACCAACGTTCCACAATTTGTTGGGCGTTATAAAATTTCTCGAAGCTGAACAGGTTATCAGGGCCAAGAACAAAGGTAAGCTCTGCATCGGGATAACGCTGCTCCAGTGCTTCTAGTACCGCAAACGTGGTGACGGAGCTATTGGGCTCAAATAGGTGCTCTTCAATATCCGAACGTTCGACATTATCTTGGGCAATATCGTCAATAAACATATCGACCAACTGGCAACGAATACTGTAATCCAGCATGCTTTTGCCCCAGGCATGAGAGATACTCGGGACCAATAGCACCTTATCAAAATGGCTGAGTGATTGAATGACGCTCTTATGGCCTAAGCTTGGCGGATTAAAGGCGCTGCCAAATATCGCTATTTTTGTCATATGTATCTCAATAAATCGTATCTATGCATAGATTGACCACCACTGTAACTTTTTTTCAGCGATGTTCGTAGGTATCATACAAGAAATCATTTTTGCTTGCAGGAAAAGGGATCCCACATGGAACAACTTATTCGAGACGAGATGCGCGTGCTTCCGTCTATCGACCCACAATTTGAAATTGAACGCCGTGTTGCATTTATTAAGAGTAAATTGCAGCAATCTGGATGCAAATCCATCGTTCTCGGTATCAGTGGGGGTGTGGACTCAACAACTTGTGGCCGTTTGGCACAATTGGCGGTTAACGAGCTTAACCAAGCGAGTGACAGCAACGAATACCAATTCATCGCGGTACGTCTACCTTACGGTGAACAAAAAGATGAAGACGAAGCGCAGCTTGCGCTCTCTTTCATTGAGCCGACTCACTCAGTATCGGTGAATATCAAAGCTGGCGTGGATGGTCTTCATGCCGCATCACACGTTGCACTTGAAGGCACTGGCCTGCTACCGACAGACGCGGCGAAAGTCGATTTTGTTAAAGGTAACGTTAAAGCGCGTGCACGTATGGTGGCTCAGTACGAGATCGCAGGGTACGTTGGTGGTCTAGTGCTTGGTACTGACCACTCGGCAGAAAACATCACAGGTTTCTACACCAAGTTTGGTGACGGTGCGTGTGATTTAGCGCCGTTATTTGGTCTTAGCAAACGTCAAGTTCGTGAAGTGGCAGCAACACTTGGCGCGCCAGCGTTACTAGTGAAGAAAACACCTACCGCTGATCTAGAAGAACTAGACCCACAGAAAGCCGACGAAGATGCGCTAAACCTGACGTACGATCAGATCGATGACTTCCTAGAAGGCAAGCCTGTCTCTCAAGACGTATCAGACAAGCTGGTTGCTATCTACAAAGCAACCCAACACAAGCGTGAAGCAATCCCGACCATTTACGATTAATCCGCTTCTCATAAATGCCAAAAGCCAGCAAAAAATTTGCTGGCTTTTTTCTAGCTTGTGATTTACTTCGCTGAATTCAAATCTTGCCAGCGGTCAACTTTTAATCACCTTCAACTTGTGCCATTGTTATAAGTGCACAGGTGATAACACGCCTTCGCGCGCATCAATCCACTTGTGCACATGCCCAAGCTAAAACTATTGTTCATCGAATAAAAAGGGGTTGCTATGTTAGGCGAAGATCACTCTCTTCTTAAGGAATTTCCAGAACATCAAGATACCATTTTAGCGCTCACGCGAAGCGATCAAGGCTTTGCGACAGACACTAAAAACTACAATGCTCTGGATAAAGAAATTCGTGTGTTAGAACTCAACGGTTCACCCATCGAAGATACCGAGATGCATCAGCTAAAACATGATAGAGCCGTTTTAAAAGACTCGTTGCATCAACGTATAGTGAGTGCTTCAAAATAAGCATGTAAATCAAAGCCGGTGCCAGTTGGACACTGGCACCCATAATCATCATTAACTTACGATTTCCACATCGGTTCTTGGTACCGCGCAGCAAGCCAACACCTTACCTTCCGCAATCTCCGACTCCTGAATCGCTGGCACATCAGGCTGATGAACCAAACCCGATTCAACCGTCACCTTACATGCACCGCAAAAACCCGCACGGCAGCTATGCGCTATCGACTGTCCTGCATCTTCCGCTTGATCCAATAAGGTTTTCTGGTTATTACCCTCAAACACATTGCCATCAATACTGATTTGCACTGTCTTGACGCTATCTTCCGTCGAGGTGGCAACACCAAACGCCTCTTGGTGATAATGATCTTCCGCCAGTCCTTTTTTCAGCATCAGGTTTTTCGCCTTTTGCATAAAGCCATCTGGGCCACACACGAACACTTGTCTTGCCGTTAGAGCTGAAATTTGTTTTAGGTGCGACAAACTAAAGCGCCCTTTTAAACCATCCCATTCGTCACTTGGTTGCGTCAATGAAATCATGACCGTCAAATTGTCATGCTTTGCTTCAAGAGACTGTAACTCCTGCTTAAACGGGATATCGTCCAAAGTTGAACACTGGTGGAAAAACACCACGTCATTCACTTCTCCTCTATCTGAGAGATCACGAAGCATTGACATCATTGGCGTCACACCACTGCCTGCCGAGAGTAACAGCAGAGGTTCATGTTCTTTGTTCGCCATGTGGAAGCTACCATTTGGCAGGTCGGCGATTAAGGTATCCCCCACTTGGAAGTGTTCAAATAACCAATTCGATACGCTACCGCCATCAATACGTTTGACCGAAATAGCCAGTCGCCCTGGACGAGATGGGCTGGAGGACAAAGTGTATAAACGCTTGATGACCTGACCTTCGATATCCAGGTCAATAGGAAGGTGCTGCCCGGCTTTATACTCTGGCATTGCGCCTTTTTGCGGCTCTAGCCAAAAGGTTTCAAAGTTGCGCGCCACTTGTTCACGCTCTACGCAGACGAACGCTTGCTTTTGAGCATCAAGATCTTGGTAGAACTCTTTTTCCTTATACTCCAGCACTTCAATTTCATCGCCAGCACGGATCATACCTTCGTTCTTGGCCACCAAGTTTTGACCGAAGAATACCCCGCCCCTTTCATTGGCACGAAAACGGGAAAAGGTCTTTAGCGGCTCTTTGCTTTCACGGAACGCTCCTTTTTCCACATCAACCGTCGTCAAAATGCAGCGCTCACAAGGTTTTACCGCTTCAAACTCGACTTCACCAATTTTAATACGCTTCCACGAGTCCTCGATAAATGGCTCATCCGAACCAACGACTAGGTTAGTTCGAAACTGTTCCATCGAGTGGACTTCACTACTGCGACGATTAAGCTCATCCAAAGAGCCCTGACTGATGATCAGCAGCGGATAACCATCGGCAAAACTCACATTGTGACCCAGCTTTTCGCGCACACGATTCGACTGCTCACCGGTAAACAATAACTCTACGCGCTGATCCAGCACCTGACTAAACCAATCATCCGCTTCATCCGTTGTGGTGTAAGCGGCAAAGTTGTCTTTCCAAACCGTTGCTGGTGTCTCTTGTAACTTGAAACTGCTGTATTCAAGTTTTAATGGCGCCATACCTGGATAAGTAAAAATGATCCCTGTCGGCAGCAGGCTTGATGACACCTTCACCATATTTGGGTATTTGCGTGCTGTCACCATAGCACCATCAGAAAGCGCGACCATGAATCGGCGGTCAAAGCACAAGCCTTGTTTTTCGACCCAAGAAGAAGAAAGAGAAATGCCACCAACGGATTTAACGGGGTAGATATTGATTTGGGAAAGCAGAGGAGATTTTGACACGACTGAGCCCTTTTATTGTTGTCTTCCTTATTTTGTGCTCAATGGTAACGTCTTTTTTCCCTTAGTCCCAGAAACATAGTGAAATCTTACTCGTTTTCCTCTATCATCCTGTCGCCTAAACGTAAGCGATTGCATTCACATTTTTCGCCACCGTTTAGGCTCCGTTTCAAGAAGAATCTAACTTGGTGGGAGCCCAAATGACTACATTGACTATTACTCGTCCTGACGACTGGCACGTACACCTTCGTGACGGCGACGTTCTTAAAGATACTGTTCGCGATATCAGCCGCTACAACGGTCGTGCACTGATCATGCCAAACACTATCCCACCTGTCACAGACACAGAAATGGCGCTGGCCTACAAAGCGCGCATTATGGCTGAGCAGCCTTCTGAGCAGTTTGAGCCGCTAATGGCACTGTACCTAACAGACAACACCACACCAGATGAAATCCGCAAAGCGAAAGAGTCTGGCGCAGTTGTAGCAGCAAAACTGTACCCAGCAGGTGCAACCACAAACTCAGATTCTGGCGTAACGTCGGCAAAGAACATCTACCACGTACTAGAAGCGATGGAAGAAGTGGGCATGCTACTGCTTGTTCACGGTGAAGTAACCACTCACGAAGTTGACATCTTCGACCGTGAGAAAGAGTTCCTAGACACTGTTCTAGCTCCTATCGTGAATGATTTCCCGAACCTTAAGATTGTTCTAGAGCACATCACGACAGCAGATGCTGCAAACTTTGTGAAAAACGCTAACGACAACGTTGCAGCGACTATCACGGCTCACCACCTTCTTTACAACCGCAACCACATGCTGGTTGGCGGCATCAAGCCACACTTCTACTGCCTACCAATCCTTAAGCGTGGTACCCACCAGCAAGCGCTTATCGAAGCGGCAACCAGTGGCAGCAAGAAATTCTTCCTTGGTACTGACTCTGCGCCACACGCAAAAGGCAAAAAAGAAGCCGCTTGTGGCTGTGCGGGTTCATACACAGCACACGCTGCAGTAGAGCTTTATGCTGAAGTATTCGAGCAAGAAGGCAAGCTTGAGAACCTAGAAGGTTTTGCAAGCCACAACGGTCCAGACTTCTACGGCCTACCTCGCAACACGGACACCATCACCCTTGAGAAAGACGAGTGGAACGTGCCAGAAACCATGCCATTTGGTAGCGACATTGTTGTGCCAATCCGCGGCGGCGAAACTGTTAACTGGAAAGTAAAGTAAGCCGTTAGCGCTGACTAATACTGGATATGTAAGGCTCCCTAATGAATAATGGGAGCCTTATTTTTTACTAAGTCAAAACGAGATTGCTCCTCATGTCCCAAGAAGTCGTTATCGTCACTCCCTGCCGCGCTGCCTGTAAAAATGAAGGTGGGATCTGTAGCGGATGCCATCGCACCATGGACGAATTGTCCGAATGGCGCTTTATGGATAACGAACAACGTCAGGACAAAGTCGAACAACTCTCCGGCGAGCAGTCCACGCACCAATGCCAACAGTGTGGCGAGCCTGCCTATTGCGACATTTCCGCTGGAAAATCATCTTGCTGGTGCTTCGAGATAGAAAAGCGAGATACCTCAAGTTTGGAAAAGTCGGCAACCTGTTTGTGTCGTAAGTGTTTAAGCAAGTTGCCACTTAAATAGCGCTGTATTACACATTCAACACTACCCGATTGAAATCGATCCAGCCATTGGCCAGTAGCTCCGGTGCACTGACCTTCTTCGAGACATTCATCTCTTGCTCCACATGGTAGAGCGGCTGGTAAATCCCTTCCTTGATGAGCTTACTCTCAATTGCTTCAAACCCCTGAAGTTTACGCTTGAGATCGGGCCTATTCATGGTCTTGACCGTTTGCTCCAACAACCACGCTTTACGCTCATCACTAAAGCACGCCTCATTGGATGCAGTGCCAAGTAACCAGCCTAACCACGACATTTCGATGTCTTCGGTAAACACCTCACCAGTCACAATAATGTCGGCCTCACGAAGCGTTTCGACACTGTTAAAAACTGGAAACTCCAACACCGTCGTCCGACAAGGGATCCCCAAGCGCTTTAGCGACATTTCAATGAGCCTGACGGTATTTACGTGGGTAAAAAGTTGATAGGTCACAATCCTTAGCTCGTCCCCCGGCTCAGGCAAAGAAGCCAAAGCGGACTTTAGTGAGGTCAAATCGCTTTCTTGAATGCACTCAGGCTGCGACATCATGCCGCTGGCACGGGCCAGCGTCTCTACTTGCGCACTTTTTGGCTGCCCCATCGCCAGCAACAACTGTTGGAGCACTCGACGATGACGCTTACGTTTCATCCAAGGATGACGAGCTGGGTTCAACATTGCATGCACACAGCCTCTTTCCCATTGTTGATGCGACTCCAATGGCGTATTGGCTTTCTCTGCCATGTGACGGCTATGCACAAAATCGCAATTAAGCGCTATTTCTTTCGCGTTTTCGCCAAGGTTCCAAATTTCGACCCCGTCGATCCACGGGCGATGACCATGGTAGTCTGTGTTGACCAGCAATAAGGTGCGCCACTGCGTTTGCTCAGCAAGAACAAACGCACCACTGCCAATCACTCGACCTTGGTCAAACTTAGTCACCCCCATCGCACTGTGGGCTAATAATTTAGGCACTAAGTGCGGCAAACGATGGCTGACGAACTTCAGTTTGAGTGGCGTTTCGACTTTCACCTCGTCAATAAACTGAAACATAGCTCGGTGATTCGTTGCCTTGTGGATTAGGCGCTCAAAATGGGCCTTGATGCTCGCTGCGGTAAGTGCGCTACCATCATGAAATGTGAGCCCTTTGCGAAGTATGACGGTTACCCCATCATCGTCCCTTTGCCAGTGATGGGCTAAATCGCCAATAAACTCGCCTGAACTGGCATCATATTTGAGTAGCGACGCATACAGGTACGACGCTATATGAAGCTCGGTACGCCTATTGATCGTAATAGGATCTAGTGCATGTGTTGCTCGATAGAACGGGACTTGCAGTATGTCTTTTGCTTGCTGAGTAGATTGGTAGCGTGAAAGGTACGTTTTTAAGAACAGCTCTCGCTCGGACTCCGGAACCAAGGATACCGCCGCCTCTACTTGCTCCTGCTCCAATAGTCGGTGCGCGTAACCTTTTAACCGCTCACTGAGTGAGCAAAGCAGCTTGGCTTTAGGTAAATTGCCTCGGCCAACGCCAGATTGCCACTCAATGACTTGTTCTTTGACCAAACGCTTGATCAATAGCTGTGCATTACGTCGAGTACACTCTAAATGCTGGCTCACGTCATCGAGCGAAATAGTTTGCCACTCCCCCAACACCAGCCTGTCACGACAAAACACTAGCGCATTCCAATACCGCATAAAGGTGAAATCTCCTTTTCACTTTTCTATTTTTGTTCGCCTTTTAATTTCGATAATAGAGCGAGAAGACAACAAACTCAACCCACCATTTTATCTATAAATTATAAGGAATTAGGCATGACGACACTCATTGAGCCTCAAGCATCGATATGGAAAAATCGGCCATTTGTTATTCTGTTTTCCAGCGCTTTTTTTGTTGCACTTAGTGGCCAAATTTATAATCTGGCCTTGCCTTTGCTTGTCTATGATTTAACGCAATCCTCACAGGTCATGGGGGTGATCCGAGGCGTGGAATTTTTGCCCAATTTGCTTTTGGCTCTGTTTTTGGGTGTCTGGGTAGACCGCATCGACAAAAAACGTTGGTCGCAGACCATGCTGATCGGTCAAGTGATGGTGGTACTTTGTTCTTACACCGCCGTTGAAATGATGAGCAACCCATTGTGGGTGCTGTTCCCATGTGCGTTTTTGATGATGGCTTTCAACTACGGTTACCATTTAGCACGGATCACTATGCTCAAAAACGCGCTACCACCTGAAGCACAAAACACCGCAACCGCGAGAATGAGCGTCCTCAATAGTGTGATGGAAACCGTCGGTCCCATCTTATCTGGTGCTCTGCTACTGCTTTCTGCCGTCCATAGCGTATTTCTGGGGGTGGCTTTGATGTTACTCGTCGCCTATTGGCAGCTCAATCAACTGACACTCAATCCCACTCAGGTCCCACCCAAAACCAACACGTTGAGTGCGCTAAAGCAAGGCTGGTGTGCGTTTGTGGCCGATCGCAATATGGTCCTGATAACGCTTGCTGTCATGGTGATCAACACCACGGGGGCGGTGTTCTGGATACAAGCTATTTACTACGCCAAAGCGGAGCTAGAACTCAACTCTGTCGAAGTGAGTTATCTCGTCGCAGCCTCAGGTTTAGGGGGCTTGATCGGCGCATTCAGTGCGGATAAAGTACGCAAAAAAATTGGGCTGGGCTGGCTGCTCATTGCTTCTATTGCCTTAGAATCACTGGGGTTTGTTATCCCAATGATTGCTCCCAATGTATGGACACTGGCCGCAGCTTTCCTTTGGGTTTCCGCTGTGGGGCTCTATAGCAGCATCTGTATTTGGAGCTATCGACAAGAAGCATTCTGCGAACAATATTTAGGACGCGTTGCGGGAATTACTGGCTCACTGTTTAAACTACTGATGCCATTCGGACTCGCTGCATCGGGTTATCTAGTGGCGGCATGGGGGAGCCAATTCGTATTCCTACTGTGCTTCGCGTTGCAAATCTTCGCTTCGGCTTGCCTAATACTCAGCCGGGTTCGTCATCTTGAGTGATGTACCACATCGGGGTTGTTGCAAACTTGTTAAATACCCAATAGAGTAAAAGCCCCATTCAAAAAGGATAATTAGAACATGGAATCATTGTTGGAAGGCTTCCCGGTCATTACCGAAATCCCCGTTGCTTGGGGAGAAATGGACGCATTAAATCATGTCAATAACGCCGTTTATTTTCGCTACTTTGAAACCGCTCGTCTGGATTACTTTCGCCACATTAGCCTGATGGAAGATATGGCGGTCACAAACATCGGCCCTGTACTTGGAGATACCTATTGCCGCTATAAGCTACCGGTGACTTACCCCGATACGCTACTCGTCGGCTCTCGTATCACTGACCTCAAAGAAGACAGGTTCACAATGGAGTACCAAATTGTCAGTCACAAACTTGGCAAGGTCACCACAACCGGCACCGCAACCATTGTGATGTTTGATTTTAACACCAACAAAAAAGCCGTGATTTCTGAGAAATTGATGACCGCGATTGAGCAGACACGAAATGGCTCTGCTGGTTAACCGTCAATACAAAACGACGTCTACGGTCAAACAATATTGTTTGACCGTAGGCGTCACTTTCAAGCGATCAATAGCGCTTCTACCAATCTTGTTCGAGTTACAGTGCGCTCAATAAACTTGTAACAAACTGAAAAGGTAGCACATTTAATGCGCTACCTTTAACGAGTGAGACTAGACCTGAATCATCTGGCTCATCTCTTCTCTTACTTGAGGAACAGTAAGACCAACAATAATCTGGAAACTTTCCTTATTGCGAACTACGTTCACTGCACCTTGCTGTTGGAAGAATGACGTTGGCTGAACCAAATCGGAATTCTTAACTTTAACTCTCAATCGAGTCGCACAGTTAGTCAGTAATTCAATGTTCTCCTTACCACCTAGCCCTTCAATGAAAGCACTGGCTTGAGCATCTTGAGTTGCTGAGCCTTTTTTCGATGCACGGTACTCATTCTTTGAAACCAATTTCACTTCAGCATCATCGCGTCCTGGAGTCATAATGTTGTACTTTAGAATGATCGCTCGGAAGCTAAAGAAGTAAATTGCAGTAAATGTAAGGCCTAAAGCAATTTGCAACAAGTAAGTACCCATATGGTTTGAACCTAATGGCAACCAGTTCTGGAATACAAAGTCGATAAGGCCAGTCTGGAAGTTACCTGATACGCCAAGCATGTAAGCGATCGTCGCCATGGTTGCTGATAACACGGCGTGCAGTGCAAACAGAGCTGGAGCAATAAATAAGAATGTAAATTCAATCGGCTCAGTAATACCCGTTAGTATCGCGGTAATCGCAGCACCTAACACCAAACCCAATACCATCTTTTTCTTTTCTGGTTTCGCTGTTGAATAAAGTGCCAATGCGATACCCGTACAACCAAACACTTTACCCATACCGGTTAGCATTAAGCCGCCTTGTGGGAACTGCTCAGTCAGTGGTGCGCTACTTGCGGCAAACTCTTGAATATGTTGAATCCAGTAAGCAACCGTACCGCCATCAACAGCAACTGGGCCATAAAAAACTGGACCATAAACAAAGTGGTGCAAACCTGTTGGGATCAATAAACGTTCAAGAAGAGTAAATACCCATACACCGAATGAACCCGCATTAACTAAGAACGTTTGTAGGCCGTTAATCCCTTCTTGAATCGAAGGCCAAACAAAACAAGTGACAATCGCTAGCGCAACCATAAGTGGGAAACTAATGATCACCACCAGTGGCGAGCCATTAAATACTGACGCCCAATCAGGTAATTTGCGGTCAAAGTATTTGTTGTGAACCCATACCGACACACTTGCAATCACAATCGCACCAAGAAGGTTTGTATCTAGGGTTAGAATGCCACCTATTTCTGTCAGACCACGCTCACCAGCAACATAGTTAACACCGAGATCCGCACCCCAGAACTGAAGAATCCCACCAATGACATAGTTAAAGGTGATGTAGGAAACCAGCGTTGCTAATACAGCTCGGCCTGAAGCTGTTTTCGCCAGAGCGATAGGCAAACCAACCGCAAAAATCAGCGACATATTCTTAAATACGGCTAACGATGCTTGCAACAAGATGGTAGAAACACTGTGCCAAGTAGAGCCCGGTACTGCCCACGGAAAGAGATCTTGGTTTAATAGCATCACGGTAAAACCAAGCAGCATACCAGCAGCAGGGAAAAGGAGTACGGGGACAAACATCGCTGCCCCAAACCTCTGTATCATATCTTTCATAGTAACCTCAAAAAAGGGTGAGCAGCACTCATTGTCTGCTCAACTCATGTTTAAATTATTGGAAAAATTGTGGTAGGTAGTTCTTATTTTCAGCGAGCAGCTCTTCAACGATTGCTTTAGCTTTAGGAATATTGATTACAGTACGGTTAAGGGTTAATGCATTGATGAGTTTTTGTTTATTCCCCTCA belongs to Vibrio sp. 10N and includes:
- a CDS encoding AraC family transcriptional regulator; translation: MNHAIDFQSTSYDFVTITARKKMLHNQLFRVEDGQVLVKLGKNDYLYQAGDLFWLPFDCLTSLTILPHTKLSTIKFSVRLRDSFPTQAGRVSATPLMTALLDKISLTSDQEVNKDLLQVMRHEVACMAPALTLDTMSEKISRWTPGSNSVSGELSLVLLVREARKLKLSGKKADAICEQLFAGNHEQFQQLTQSLLGAEL
- a CDS encoding nicotinate-nicotinamide nucleotide adenylyltransferase, with the protein product MTKIAIFGSAFNPPSLGHKSVIQSLSHFDKVLLVPSISHAWGKSMLDYSIRCQLVDMFIDDIAQDNVERSDIEEHLFEPNSSVTTFAVLEALEQRYPDAELTFVLGPDNLFSFEKFYNAQQIVERWSLLACPEKVKVRSTTIRYSLSQGLNVDHLTTVSVAKHLVAHKLY
- the nadE gene encoding ammonia-dependent NAD(+) synthetase — encoded protein: MEQLIRDEMRVLPSIDPQFEIERRVAFIKSKLQQSGCKSIVLGISGGVDSTTCGRLAQLAVNELNQASDSNEYQFIAVRLPYGEQKDEDEAQLALSFIEPTHSVSVNIKAGVDGLHAASHVALEGTGLLPTDAAKVDFVKGNVKARARMVAQYEIAGYVGGLVLGTDHSAENITGFYTKFGDGACDLAPLFGLSKRQVREVAATLGAPALLVKKTPTADLEELDPQKADEDALNLTYDQIDDFLEGKPVSQDVSDKLVAIYKATQHKREAIPTIYD
- a CDS encoding YdcH family protein, whose translation is MLGEDHSLLKEFPEHQDTILALTRSDQGFATDTKNYNALDKEIRVLELNGSPIEDTEMHQLKHDRAVLKDSLHQRIVSASK
- a CDS encoding hybrid-cluster NAD(P)-dependent oxidoreductase, whose translation is MSKSPLLSQINIYPVKSVGGISLSSSWVEKQGLCFDRRFMVALSDGAMVTARKYPNMVKVSSSLLPTGIIFTYPGMAPLKLEYSSFKLQETPATVWKDNFAAYTTTDEADDWFSQVLDQRVELLFTGEQSNRVREKLGHNVSFADGYPLLIISQGSLDELNRRSSEVHSMEQFRTNLVVGSDEPFIEDSWKRIKIGEVEFEAVKPCERCILTTVDVEKGAFRESKEPLKTFSRFRANERGGVFFGQNLVAKNEGMIRAGDEIEVLEYKEKEFYQDLDAQKQAFVCVEREQVARNFETFWLEPQKGAMPEYKAGQHLPIDLDIEGQVIKRLYTLSSSPSRPGRLAISVKRIDGGSVSNWLFEHFQVGDTLIADLPNGSFHMANKEHEPLLLLSAGSGVTPMMSMLRDLSDRGEVNDVVFFHQCSTLDDIPFKQELQSLEAKHDNLTVMISLTQPSDEWDGLKGRFSLSHLKQISALTARQVFVCGPDGFMQKAKNLMLKKGLAEDHYHQEAFGVATSTEDSVKTVQISIDGNVFEGNNQKTLLDQAEDAGQSIAHSCRAGFCGACKVTVESGLVHQPDVPAIQESEIAEGKVLACCAVPRTDVEIVS
- the pyrC gene encoding dihydroorotase; protein product: MTTLTITRPDDWHVHLRDGDVLKDTVRDISRYNGRALIMPNTIPPVTDTEMALAYKARIMAEQPSEQFEPLMALYLTDNTTPDEIRKAKESGAVVAAKLYPAGATTNSDSGVTSAKNIYHVLEAMEEVGMLLLVHGEVTTHEVDIFDREKEFLDTVLAPIVNDFPNLKIVLEHITTADAANFVKNANDNVAATITAHHLLYNRNHMLVGGIKPHFYCLPILKRGTHQQALIEAATSGSKKFFLGTDSAPHAKGKKEAACGCAGSYTAHAAVELYAEVFEQEGKLENLEGFASHNGPDFYGLPRNTDTITLEKDEWNVPETMPFGSDIVVPIRGGETVNWKVK
- a CDS encoding DUF1289 domain-containing protein gives rise to the protein MVTPCRAACKNEGGICSGCHRTMDELSEWRFMDNEQRQDKVEQLSGEQSTHQCQQCGEPAYCDISAGKSSCWCFEIEKRDTSSLEKSATCLCRKCLSKLPLK
- a CDS encoding ABC transporter substrate-binding protein, with translation MRYWNALVFCRDRLVLGEWQTISLDDVSQHLECTRRNAQLLIKRLVKEQVIEWQSGVGRGNLPKAKLLCSLSERLKGYAHRLLEQEQVEAAVSLVPESERELFLKTYLSRYQSTQQAKDILQVPFYRATHALDPITINRRTELHIASYLYASLLKYDASSGEFIGDLAHHWQRDDDGVTVILRKGLTFHDGSALTAASIKAHFERLIHKATNHRAMFQFIDEVKVETPLKLKFVSHRLPHLVPKLLAHSAMGVTKFDQGRVIGSGAFVLAEQTQWRTLLLVNTDYHGHRPWIDGVEIWNLGENAKEIALNCDFVHSRHMAEKANTPLESHQQWERGCVHAMLNPARHPWMKRKRHRRVLQQLLLAMGQPKSAQVETLARASGMMSQPECIQESDLTSLKSALASLPEPGDELRIVTYQLFTHVNTVRLIEMSLKRLGIPCRTTVLEFPVFNSVETLREADIIVTGEVFTEDIEMSWLGWLLGTASNEACFSDERKAWLLEQTVKTMNRPDLKRKLQGFEAIESKLIKEGIYQPLYHVEQEMNVSKKVSAPELLANGWIDFNRVVLNV
- a CDS encoding MFS transporter, with product MTTLIEPQASIWKNRPFVILFSSAFFVALSGQIYNLALPLLVYDLTQSSQVMGVIRGVEFLPNLLLALFLGVWVDRIDKKRWSQTMLIGQVMVVLCSYTAVEMMSNPLWVLFPCAFLMMAFNYGYHLARITMLKNALPPEAQNTATARMSVLNSVMETVGPILSGALLLLSAVHSVFLGVALMLLVAYWQLNQLTLNPTQVPPKTNTLSALKQGWCAFVADRNMVLITLAVMVINTTGAVFWIQAIYYAKAELELNSVEVSYLVAASGLGGLIGAFSADKVRKKIGLGWLLIASIALESLGFVIPMIAPNVWTLAAAFLWVSAVGLYSSICIWSYRQEAFCEQYLGRVAGITGSLFKLLMPFGLAASGYLVAAWGSQFVFLLCFALQIFASACLILSRVRHLE
- a CDS encoding acyl-CoA thioesterase; this translates as MESLLEGFPVITEIPVAWGEMDALNHVNNAVYFRYFETARLDYFRHISLMEDMAVTNIGPVLGDTYCRYKLPVTYPDTLLVGSRITDLKEDRFTMEYQIVSHKLGKVTTTGTATIVMFDFNTNKKAVISEKLMTAIEQTRNGSAG